A window of Strigops habroptila isolate Jane chromosome 5, bStrHab1.2.pri, whole genome shotgun sequence contains these coding sequences:
- the LOC115607945 gene encoding uncharacterized protein LOC115607945 isoform X2, protein MVKKNTIPDGWRSLTPVGQPIPGTRFIAFKVPLKGAINQRLTPTQKFTPKDLIAAMKALNVELGLVIDLTYTTRYYEVKDLPKSVQYKKLYTVGLEVPDNATILQFKKWVRKFLWENAGNEKLIGVHCTNGINRTGYLICRYLIDVEGWDPEAAIQAFGDARGHRMDGLVYLTDLRTQPMRSNLGMDVWDSDEDIIPPPHAMEGPVERFPNEDFQGSGKRLRIYDDHSHDDLQGQIQLRDFDFINKGPGQRRRPFHDHQTQDDLRAPMQMRNWDYNRGPGQRQRPFPDYQFYDDYEEDIQLKDPDFSNKGPGQRLRPFHGHQFHDDLQAERQSRDTEFNRGRGQRQRSFPDHPSHNELQEDRQSKDFDFGSRGHGQRRRPFHDHQSRDEFQTQMQMKELDCVNKGPGQRPRSFHDYQSHDDLQPQMHLGDFEFVNRGRGQRLRHFNDHQPRNDLKTEMQLKDYDNKGPGQWQRPFHDHQPYDDIQEQTQLKDFDYGDKGHGQRPRPFHDRPGHDDLPHEWCSDRDYGSDNDDFNRSYSNRPNCPEDNRRMHPSDEFNRGKNRFAPYSSRTMHPSSSVHQEDSSIDYERKPFQGETIREIGQSKRLPVVTVDYNYGLPLDYGPEEEEGEHYDLPSRDRYNWY, encoded by the exons GCAATTAACCAGAGGCTTACCCCAACCCAGAAATTTACACCAAAAGACTTAATAGCTGCAATGAAAGCCCTAAATGTGGAGCTTGGATTAGTTATTGATTTAACATATACCACAAGATACTATGAAGTTAAG GATTTACCTAAAAGTGTGCAGTATAAGAAACTTTATACTGTTGGACTTGAAGTCCCCGATAATGCTACTATCCTACAGTTCAAAAAATGGGTCAGAAAATTCCTATGGGAAAATGCAGGAAATG AGAAACTCATCGGCGTTCACTGTACTAATGGAATTAATAGAACTGGCTACCTTATATGTAG gtatCTTATAGATGTTGAAGGCTGGGATCCAGAGGCAGCGATCCAAG CTTTTGGTGATGCTAGGGGTCATCGCATGGATGGTCTTGTATATCTCACAGATCTCAGAACACAACCAATGAGAAG TAACCTTGGAATGGATGTATGGGATTCAGATGAAGATATTATTCCCCCACCACATGCAATGGAAGGACCTGTAGAGCGGTTCCCAAATGAAGATTTTCAGGG GTCTGGGAAAAGATTAAGAATTTATGATGACCACTCTCATGATGATTTGCAAGGACAGATACAGTTGAGAGATTTTGATTTCATTAATAAGGGACCTGGACAAAGACGAAGACCATTTCATGACCATCAGACTCAGGATGACTTAAGAGCACCAATGCAGATGAGAAATTGGGACTACAATAGGGGACCAGGACAGAGGCAAAGACCCTTTCCTGATTACCAGTTTTATGATGATTATGAAGAAGACATTCAGCTGAAGGACCCAGACTTCAGTAACAAGGGACCTGGACAAAGGTTGAGACCCTTTCATGGACACCAGTTTCATGATGATTTACAGGCAGAGAGACAATCAAGGGACACTGAATTTAACAGAGGGCGTGGACAAAGGCAGAGATCTTTTCCTGACCATCCGTCTCATAATGAGTTGCAGGAAGACAGGCAGTCAAAGGATTTTGATTTTGGTAGCAGGGGCCATGGCCAGAGACGAAGACCATTCCATGACCACCAATCTCGTGATGAATTTCAGACTCAGATGCAGATGAAAGAGTTAGATTGTGTCAACAAAGGTCCTGGCCAAAGACCAAGATCTTTCCATGACTATCAGTCACATGATGACTTACAGCCACAGATGCATTTGGGAGATTTTGAATTTGTTAACAGGGGTCGTGGGCAGAGGTTGAGACATTTCAATGATCACCAGCCTCGCAATGACTTAAAAACAGAGATGCAACTGAAAGATTATGATAATAAAGGTCCTGGACAATGGCAAAGACCTTTTCATGACCATCAGCCTTATGATGACATACAGGAACAGACTCAGTTAAAAGATTTTGATTATGGTGATAAAGGGCATGGACAAAGGCCAAGACCTTTTCATGATCGTCCAGGTCACGATGACTTGCCACATGAATGGTGTTCCGACAG AGATTACGGGTCTGATAATGATGACTTTAACAGAAGTTATAG taaTCGACCAAACTGTCCTGAAGACAATAGGAGAATGCATCCCTCAGATGAATTTaatagaggaaaaaacagatttgCACCATATTCTTCACGAACAATGCATCCATCTTCATCTGTACACCAAGAAGATAGTTCAATAGACtatgaaagaaaaccttttcaaGGTGAAACTATCAGAGAGATTGGACAAAGCAAAAGATTACCAGTTGTAACAGTTGATTATAATTATGGTCTGCCATTAGATTATGGACCtgaagaggaagagggggaaCATTACGATTTACCGTCAAGAGACCGCTACAACTGGTACTGA
- the LOC115607945 gene encoding uncharacterized protein LOC115607945 isoform X1, with the protein MVKKNTIPDGWRSLTPVGQPIPGTRFIAFKVPLKGAINQRLTPTQKFTPKDLIAAMKALNVELGLVIDLTYTTRYYEVKDLPKSVQYKKLYTVGLEVPDNATILQFKKWVRKFLWENAGNEKLIGVHCTNGINRTGYLICRYLIDVEGWDPEAAIQAFGDARGHRMDGLVYLTDLRTQPMRSNLGMDVWDSDEDIIPPPHAMEGPVERFPNEDFQGSGKRLRIYDDHSHDDLQGQIQLRDFDFINKGPGQRRRPFHDHQTQDDLRAPMQMRNWDYNRGPGQRQRPFPDYQFYDDYEEDIQLKDPDFSNKGPGQRLRPFHGHQFHDDLQAERQSRDTEFNRGRGQRQRSFPDHPSHNELQEDRQSKDFDFGSRGHGQRRRPFHDHQSRDEFQTQMQMKELDCVNKGPGQRPRSFHDYQSHDDLQPQMHLGDFEFVNRGRGQRLRHFNDHQPRNDLKTEMQLKDYDNKGPGQWQRPFHDHQPYDDIQEQTQLKDFDYGDKGHGQRPRPFHDRPGHDDLPHEWCSDRSQSFSSHENVPEPHFSSSPSLHRDYGSDNDDFNRSYSNRPNCPEDNRRMHPSDEFNRGKNRFAPYSSRTMHPSSSVHQEDSSIDYERKPFQGETIREIGQSKRLPVVTVDYNYGLPLDYGPEEEEGEHYDLPSRDRYNWY; encoded by the exons GCAATTAACCAGAGGCTTACCCCAACCCAGAAATTTACACCAAAAGACTTAATAGCTGCAATGAAAGCCCTAAATGTGGAGCTTGGATTAGTTATTGATTTAACATATACCACAAGATACTATGAAGTTAAG GATTTACCTAAAAGTGTGCAGTATAAGAAACTTTATACTGTTGGACTTGAAGTCCCCGATAATGCTACTATCCTACAGTTCAAAAAATGGGTCAGAAAATTCCTATGGGAAAATGCAGGAAATG AGAAACTCATCGGCGTTCACTGTACTAATGGAATTAATAGAACTGGCTACCTTATATGTAG gtatCTTATAGATGTTGAAGGCTGGGATCCAGAGGCAGCGATCCAAG CTTTTGGTGATGCTAGGGGTCATCGCATGGATGGTCTTGTATATCTCACAGATCTCAGAACACAACCAATGAGAAG TAACCTTGGAATGGATGTATGGGATTCAGATGAAGATATTATTCCCCCACCACATGCAATGGAAGGACCTGTAGAGCGGTTCCCAAATGAAGATTTTCAGGG GTCTGGGAAAAGATTAAGAATTTATGATGACCACTCTCATGATGATTTGCAAGGACAGATACAGTTGAGAGATTTTGATTTCATTAATAAGGGACCTGGACAAAGACGAAGACCATTTCATGACCATCAGACTCAGGATGACTTAAGAGCACCAATGCAGATGAGAAATTGGGACTACAATAGGGGACCAGGACAGAGGCAAAGACCCTTTCCTGATTACCAGTTTTATGATGATTATGAAGAAGACATTCAGCTGAAGGACCCAGACTTCAGTAACAAGGGACCTGGACAAAGGTTGAGACCCTTTCATGGACACCAGTTTCATGATGATTTACAGGCAGAGAGACAATCAAGGGACACTGAATTTAACAGAGGGCGTGGACAAAGGCAGAGATCTTTTCCTGACCATCCGTCTCATAATGAGTTGCAGGAAGACAGGCAGTCAAAGGATTTTGATTTTGGTAGCAGGGGCCATGGCCAGAGACGAAGACCATTCCATGACCACCAATCTCGTGATGAATTTCAGACTCAGATGCAGATGAAAGAGTTAGATTGTGTCAACAAAGGTCCTGGCCAAAGACCAAGATCTTTCCATGACTATCAGTCACATGATGACTTACAGCCACAGATGCATTTGGGAGATTTTGAATTTGTTAACAGGGGTCGTGGGCAGAGGTTGAGACATTTCAATGATCACCAGCCTCGCAATGACTTAAAAACAGAGATGCAACTGAAAGATTATGATAATAAAGGTCCTGGACAATGGCAAAGACCTTTTCATGACCATCAGCCTTATGATGACATACAGGAACAGACTCAGTTAAAAGATTTTGATTATGGTGATAAAGGGCATGGACAAAGGCCAAGACCTTTTCATGATCGTCCAGGTCACGATGACTTGCCACATGAATGGTGTTCCGACAG AAGtcagtctttttcttcccatgaaAATGTACCAGAACCTCATTTCTCCTCATCTCCTTCACTTCACAGAGATTACGGGTCTGATAATGATGACTTTAACAGAAGTTATAG taaTCGACCAAACTGTCCTGAAGACAATAGGAGAATGCATCCCTCAGATGAATTTaatagaggaaaaaacagatttgCACCATATTCTTCACGAACAATGCATCCATCTTCATCTGTACACCAAGAAGATAGTTCAATAGACtatgaaagaaaaccttttcaaGGTGAAACTATCAGAGAGATTGGACAAAGCAAAAGATTACCAGTTGTAACAGTTGATTATAATTATGGTCTGCCATTAGATTATGGACCtgaagaggaagagggggaaCATTACGATTTACCGTCAAGAGACCGCTACAACTGGTACTGA
- the LOC115607945 gene encoding uncharacterized protein LOC115607945 isoform X4 encodes MKALNVELGLVIDLTYTTRYYEVKDLPKSVQYKKLYTVGLEVPDNATILQFKKWVRKFLWENAGNEKLIGVHCTNGINRTGYLICRYLIDVEGWDPEAAIQAFGDARGHRMDGLVYLTDLRTQPMRSNLGMDVWDSDEDIIPPPHAMEGPVERFPNEDFQGSGKRLRIYDDHSHDDLQGQIQLRDFDFINKGPGQRRRPFHDHQTQDDLRAPMQMRNWDYNRGPGQRQRPFPDYQFYDDYEEDIQLKDPDFSNKGPGQRLRPFHGHQFHDDLQAERQSRDTEFNRGRGQRQRSFPDHPSHNELQEDRQSKDFDFGSRGHGQRRRPFHDHQSRDEFQTQMQMKELDCVNKGPGQRPRSFHDYQSHDDLQPQMHLGDFEFVNRGRGQRLRHFNDHQPRNDLKTEMQLKDYDNKGPGQWQRPFHDHQPYDDIQEQTQLKDFDYGDKGHGQRPRPFHDRPGHDDLPHEWCSDRSQSFSSHENVPEPHFSSSPSLHRDYGSDNDDFNRSYSNRPNCPEDNRRMHPSDEFNRGKNRFAPYSSRTMHPSSSVHQEDSSIDYERKPFQGETIREIGQSKRLPVVTVDYNYGLPLDYGPEEEEGEHYDLPSRDRYNWY; translated from the exons ATGAAAGCCCTAAATGTGGAGCTTGGATTAGTTATTGATTTAACATATACCACAAGATACTATGAAGTTAAG GATTTACCTAAAAGTGTGCAGTATAAGAAACTTTATACTGTTGGACTTGAAGTCCCCGATAATGCTACTATCCTACAGTTCAAAAAATGGGTCAGAAAATTCCTATGGGAAAATGCAGGAAATG AGAAACTCATCGGCGTTCACTGTACTAATGGAATTAATAGAACTGGCTACCTTATATGTAG gtatCTTATAGATGTTGAAGGCTGGGATCCAGAGGCAGCGATCCAAG CTTTTGGTGATGCTAGGGGTCATCGCATGGATGGTCTTGTATATCTCACAGATCTCAGAACACAACCAATGAGAAG TAACCTTGGAATGGATGTATGGGATTCAGATGAAGATATTATTCCCCCACCACATGCAATGGAAGGACCTGTAGAGCGGTTCCCAAATGAAGATTTTCAGGG GTCTGGGAAAAGATTAAGAATTTATGATGACCACTCTCATGATGATTTGCAAGGACAGATACAGTTGAGAGATTTTGATTTCATTAATAAGGGACCTGGACAAAGACGAAGACCATTTCATGACCATCAGACTCAGGATGACTTAAGAGCACCAATGCAGATGAGAAATTGGGACTACAATAGGGGACCAGGACAGAGGCAAAGACCCTTTCCTGATTACCAGTTTTATGATGATTATGAAGAAGACATTCAGCTGAAGGACCCAGACTTCAGTAACAAGGGACCTGGACAAAGGTTGAGACCCTTTCATGGACACCAGTTTCATGATGATTTACAGGCAGAGAGACAATCAAGGGACACTGAATTTAACAGAGGGCGTGGACAAAGGCAGAGATCTTTTCCTGACCATCCGTCTCATAATGAGTTGCAGGAAGACAGGCAGTCAAAGGATTTTGATTTTGGTAGCAGGGGCCATGGCCAGAGACGAAGACCATTCCATGACCACCAATCTCGTGATGAATTTCAGACTCAGATGCAGATGAAAGAGTTAGATTGTGTCAACAAAGGTCCTGGCCAAAGACCAAGATCTTTCCATGACTATCAGTCACATGATGACTTACAGCCACAGATGCATTTGGGAGATTTTGAATTTGTTAACAGGGGTCGTGGGCAGAGGTTGAGACATTTCAATGATCACCAGCCTCGCAATGACTTAAAAACAGAGATGCAACTGAAAGATTATGATAATAAAGGTCCTGGACAATGGCAAAGACCTTTTCATGACCATCAGCCTTATGATGACATACAGGAACAGACTCAGTTAAAAGATTTTGATTATGGTGATAAAGGGCATGGACAAAGGCCAAGACCTTTTCATGATCGTCCAGGTCACGATGACTTGCCACATGAATGGTGTTCCGACAG AAGtcagtctttttcttcccatgaaAATGTACCAGAACCTCATTTCTCCTCATCTCCTTCACTTCACAGAGATTACGGGTCTGATAATGATGACTTTAACAGAAGTTATAG taaTCGACCAAACTGTCCTGAAGACAATAGGAGAATGCATCCCTCAGATGAATTTaatagaggaaaaaacagatttgCACCATATTCTTCACGAACAATGCATCCATCTTCATCTGTACACCAAGAAGATAGTTCAATAGACtatgaaagaaaaccttttcaaGGTGAAACTATCAGAGAGATTGGACAAAGCAAAAGATTACCAGTTGTAACAGTTGATTATAATTATGGTCTGCCATTAGATTATGGACCtgaagaggaagagggggaaCATTACGATTTACCGTCAAGAGACCGCTACAACTGGTACTGA
- the LOC115607945 gene encoding uncharacterized protein LOC115607945 isoform X3 — protein sequence MVKKNTIPDGWRSLTPVGQPIPGTRFIAFKVPLKGAINQRLTPTQKFTPKDLIAAMKALNVELGLVIDLTYTTRYYEVKDLPKSVQYKKLYTVGLEVPDNATILQFKKWVRKFLWENAGNEKLIGVHCTNGINRTGYLICRYLIDVEGWDPEAAIQAFGDARGHRMDGLVYLTDLRTQPMRRSGKRLRIYDDHSHDDLQGQIQLRDFDFINKGPGQRRRPFHDHQTQDDLRAPMQMRNWDYNRGPGQRQRPFPDYQFYDDYEEDIQLKDPDFSNKGPGQRLRPFHGHQFHDDLQAERQSRDTEFNRGRGQRQRSFPDHPSHNELQEDRQSKDFDFGSRGHGQRRRPFHDHQSRDEFQTQMQMKELDCVNKGPGQRPRSFHDYQSHDDLQPQMHLGDFEFVNRGRGQRLRHFNDHQPRNDLKTEMQLKDYDNKGPGQWQRPFHDHQPYDDIQEQTQLKDFDYGDKGHGQRPRPFHDRPGHDDLPHEWCSDRSQSFSSHENVPEPHFSSSPSLHRDYGSDNDDFNRSYSNRPNCPEDNRRMHPSDEFNRGKNRFAPYSSRTMHPSSSVHQEDSSIDYERKPFQGETIREIGQSKRLPVVTVDYNYGLPLDYGPEEEEGEHYDLPSRDRYNWY from the exons GCAATTAACCAGAGGCTTACCCCAACCCAGAAATTTACACCAAAAGACTTAATAGCTGCAATGAAAGCCCTAAATGTGGAGCTTGGATTAGTTATTGATTTAACATATACCACAAGATACTATGAAGTTAAG GATTTACCTAAAAGTGTGCAGTATAAGAAACTTTATACTGTTGGACTTGAAGTCCCCGATAATGCTACTATCCTACAGTTCAAAAAATGGGTCAGAAAATTCCTATGGGAAAATGCAGGAAATG AGAAACTCATCGGCGTTCACTGTACTAATGGAATTAATAGAACTGGCTACCTTATATGTAG gtatCTTATAGATGTTGAAGGCTGGGATCCAGAGGCAGCGATCCAAG CTTTTGGTGATGCTAGGGGTCATCGCATGGATGGTCTTGTATATCTCACAGATCTCAGAACACAACCAATGAGAAG GTCTGGGAAAAGATTAAGAATTTATGATGACCACTCTCATGATGATTTGCAAGGACAGATACAGTTGAGAGATTTTGATTTCATTAATAAGGGACCTGGACAAAGACGAAGACCATTTCATGACCATCAGACTCAGGATGACTTAAGAGCACCAATGCAGATGAGAAATTGGGACTACAATAGGGGACCAGGACAGAGGCAAAGACCCTTTCCTGATTACCAGTTTTATGATGATTATGAAGAAGACATTCAGCTGAAGGACCCAGACTTCAGTAACAAGGGACCTGGACAAAGGTTGAGACCCTTTCATGGACACCAGTTTCATGATGATTTACAGGCAGAGAGACAATCAAGGGACACTGAATTTAACAGAGGGCGTGGACAAAGGCAGAGATCTTTTCCTGACCATCCGTCTCATAATGAGTTGCAGGAAGACAGGCAGTCAAAGGATTTTGATTTTGGTAGCAGGGGCCATGGCCAGAGACGAAGACCATTCCATGACCACCAATCTCGTGATGAATTTCAGACTCAGATGCAGATGAAAGAGTTAGATTGTGTCAACAAAGGTCCTGGCCAAAGACCAAGATCTTTCCATGACTATCAGTCACATGATGACTTACAGCCACAGATGCATTTGGGAGATTTTGAATTTGTTAACAGGGGTCGTGGGCAGAGGTTGAGACATTTCAATGATCACCAGCCTCGCAATGACTTAAAAACAGAGATGCAACTGAAAGATTATGATAATAAAGGTCCTGGACAATGGCAAAGACCTTTTCATGACCATCAGCCTTATGATGACATACAGGAACAGACTCAGTTAAAAGATTTTGATTATGGTGATAAAGGGCATGGACAAAGGCCAAGACCTTTTCATGATCGTCCAGGTCACGATGACTTGCCACATGAATGGTGTTCCGACAG AAGtcagtctttttcttcccatgaaAATGTACCAGAACCTCATTTCTCCTCATCTCCTTCACTTCACAGAGATTACGGGTCTGATAATGATGACTTTAACAGAAGTTATAG taaTCGACCAAACTGTCCTGAAGACAATAGGAGAATGCATCCCTCAGATGAATTTaatagaggaaaaaacagatttgCACCATATTCTTCACGAACAATGCATCCATCTTCATCTGTACACCAAGAAGATAGTTCAATAGACtatgaaagaaaaccttttcaaGGTGAAACTATCAGAGAGATTGGACAAAGCAAAAGATTACCAGTTGTAACAGTTGATTATAATTATGGTCTGCCATTAGATTATGGACCtgaagaggaagagggggaaCATTACGATTTACCGTCAAGAGACCGCTACAACTGGTACTGA